The DNA sequence CCAACATCGCCCAGCGTTATTACAGCAATGCCAAGAAGAAGGCCATCTCCAGCCCCTAGATACCAGCATGCAAAAGCTTCTTTCTTGCTGCAATGCAAGAACATCAAAAACCAAGTATCTCGCGGAGTTAAGGACGGCCAAAAAAGGATTGGATAATATAGAGCTTAAATGTTTGCTTCCAGATTCTAATGCATCTGGTGGCGGGCAGGCTGCTTTGTCCGCACAGGACGTAGCCATAATAAATACACTTCGTGACCTACTTTCTAGTGCATGCAAATCGTATGAGCAAGGATTGCATGATTTGGAAGACCGAAAGCGGCAGTCTTGGCGAGGACCTGTAGCAGAATTCCGCGAAGCCCTTAGAGAAACTCTTGATCACTTGGCTCCCGATGCAGACATAAAGAAGCAGTCTGGCTTCAAACTTGAACCAGACCAGAAAGGGCCAACTATGAAACAAAAAGTTGTGTTCATTCTAAAAAGCCGCCAAGCTGGCTCGGCGGTGATTGACACGACTAAGTCGAACGTAGATTTAATCGAGGAAAAAACCGGTGCTTTCGTCCGATCAGTCTATAATCGCTCCTCTGCGTCCACACATGGTGTTTCCAGCCGCGAAGAGGCCATTTCGATTAAGAAGCATATTGCTTTGATTCTCTCTGAACTGCTCAAAGTTTAGATATCACGCCCCCCGCACTCCGCTACCCTATGGGGAAAAGTGGCGATGCTATTTGGGTTTTTTCGCGGCGGCGTAAGCGGCTTTATCGCATTTTTCAATTATTGATGCCTGCATGGTCAATGTCCGCGCTAAACGAATTGTCATTCCCGCGAAGGCGGGAATCCAGGCTCTGGATGCCCGTCTGCACGGGCATGACATTTTTTTAGGATTTCCCGGTAGGACATTATTCTAGAGACATCAATAATTACGGTTTCGCTTTCTTCTTTTTTTTGCCGCTTGGCGCGTCAACCGCCAAGGGAGAGGTTATCATCTGGTATCTCTCAAACCGGGAACGGGGTCGGGTCTTGCTTTGTAGCATTTGGCCGCCTCCCCATCCCCCTGCCAGAATTCCGATAATGTTGGCAATTGCGAGGCGTGGTATCATCTACCCGAGGAAAGAAATATGCGAAAAATGAGCAAGGATGAAGTATTGCGGATTGTCCGTGAGCTTCACGGTCATCTTGACGTTATCTATGGCGACCGCCTTAAAGGGGTGTACCTGTACGGCTCCTATGCGCGCGGCGACGCGCGGGACGAGAGTGATATCGACGTGGCGGTGGTGCTGGCGGGAGAGGTGAAGAGCGGGGGGGAAATAGATAGGACGGGCGATATTGTTTCGGATATTTGCCTGCGCGAAGATTGCCTTATTTTGACCGTGTTTATTTCCGAACAGGAGTTGCGGGAAAGGCCCTTCGCCGTTCTTCGCAATATCGCGGCGGAAGGCATCCCCGCGTGAAGGACGAATCGGCGGTACACTTGGAACGCGCCGAAGAATTGGTTAACGCCTCGCATATAATGCTTTCCAAAGCACGGGAGTGAGGTTGTTTAACCGCCGCATCAAAAGCGACTACTGGGCCAAACCGAATGACACGGTGGAGGATGCTCAAATATCCCTTTCTTTCGCAACCGGGTTTGTGGCTGCCTGCAAAACATTTCTTGAAGGCAGGGGTTAGGGAAGCGGGGCATTTCCGTCCGCATCCGTCAAGCCGAAGTGCTGAACGCCTTGTGCGCCAGCGCGGAGAATTGCTAAACTCCGCGTGGCTTTGCAATGTTGGGGGCAGGCACGGCGTATCGGCTTATTTGCCCGTTTTGGGGCGATGCTCAAATTCCTCGGAAAGTACGTTCTTAATAAGCGATTGATAAGGGATGTCCCTTTTGTTGGCGAGAACTTTTATGCGCACCAAGAGTGATTCGGGCAGTCTGATGGAAATGGCCTTGGTTGAGGGCTTTAAGTTCGGAAAAGTAATCCTTTTCGCCTTGCTCCAGTCGAGATAATCGGTGGAGTCATGCTTTTGCCAGAACTTTCGCTCTTCCGCTTCGCTTTTAAATTTTGGAATTTCTTTCAGCTTCTTCATAAACGGCCCTTTCCTTGCGGCTCATGTCCCGTGCCGATATAACCCGGATTTTACGGTTCCGGATGGTGAAAACCACAAAAAGCTTTCTGCCCATTCCGGTCTTTCCAAGCGCGCCGCACCGCTTCTCCCCGGAAGAATGTTTTTCATCCTCCATGATGGCCAGCGGATCGTTAAAAAATACTTCCTCACATTCAAGCTGTGAAACTTTATGCTTACCCCAGCTTTTGGCGCTGTTGCCGGCGTCCCGCTCAAAACCATCCGCATGTTCCAGCACATCCATTTTATGTATACTACCATTGTATACAATATTATGGCTTGGTCAAATTAAAAGAAAACGGGTAGTGGGTCAGTTTGAATTATCCTGTTTTTTTCCTCCCCTTGCATTGCAAGGGGAGGTGCAGGAGGGGTTAAAAACCTCCCCTGTATCCCCTCCTTGCAAAGGAGGGGACTAGTCTGTTGCCAAGTTAATTTCAAACTGACCCACTACCAGAAAACGGTAAGAGGACTTCATTCTTTCACCCCCGTTCTCCACGCGGGAATCAAGCGCGGTTGGCCGATTTGGGGGTATTGGCACTCTAGGCGTATGTGAAAGTTTTGGCGGAGGTGCAAGGTTTGTCGCCCCCCGGCGTTTTTGAAAGAATTGCAGGAAGGCGGACGCGAAAAAAGCTTAAAGCCGGTTATTCCGTAACGATGCGATGCGGATTACTGGCGGAACGGGGAGCGCAACAGATCGAGCAGCCATCCCAAAGGGGAGGGGCGATGCGTCGGAAAAACCTCCGCGGCCATCCGGCGCAGATCGTCCATATCCCGGTCGAGGCTCTTGAAGGCCTCGGCCAGCATCCGCCGGTTTTTCATCGAACAGTGTCTGCCCATGCAAACGTTATCGGCAAACGCCGGGCGGGATATAAGGCGGGATATGGGGATGCGGGGGAAAAAATTGGTTGGGCCGCATAAAGCGGCCCAACACTAGTCAAGGCCCGGCGAGTGGGGTCGATCAGGCCTTGATATTTATGCTGCCTTTGGGTGATTTGGCGAATCTTGCAAGCGTTTGGTTGCCCTGCTGAACGTTCTTTCTGATTTCGCCGCCGGCTTGGGCGATGTTTCCGCCCGCCATTCGCAGCTTGCCGGAGGCGGGCGGCACCTTTATCGGACTGCCGTTGAATATCGCCGGGACCCCCGTGCCGAATTTCGGTACATTTATCTGCACAATGTTCTCCTATACTCCTATCCGTGGAGCTTTCCGTATAATTTATCGGCATGAGCGGATAAAACTTGATACCCATAAAAAAAAAGTTACAATTGCTTTTGAGGTGACGGATCATGCCCATTTACGAATACAGACACAAACAGAAGCCGGGAGGCTGCAAAGACCCCTTCGAGGCGTTCGCCGCCATCAAGGATGGCGCGCTGACCGAGTGCCCCGTCTGCGGCGCGCCGGTTGAGCGGATTCTTTCCACCTTCACCGGCAAGGCCAACATCTTTGCCGACAGCAACCTGAAGGAAAAAGGCTTCACCAAGCTGGTGAAGAATGGCTCCGGAGGCTATCGCAAGGTGTAAGCCCCTTTGGGGGGCTGCGGCTGGAGGTAAGGGGCGTGATGCCCTGGGAGCATTGGGGGTAACCAGGGTTCCTGGACATCACGGCGTCAACGAATGCGCTTTTAATGAAGGCGTAACACGCATCCGTCTGGCCCGCCCCATATCTCCAGCCGTTTCTTCCGGGGGTAAGCAATATTTTGGAAAAGCAAGAGCGATGCCGTTTTTATCGTTGCCTGTAAGTGTAAGTAAATCATTGAGATGTGCCGTAGCCCGCTGTTTCCCGTCCTCGTGCCAAGCTACACAAAATGTCGCCAAATTTCCCTTTTCCTTTTTTTTACGCCGCTCTGTTGGGGCGTGCTAAGATTCCCTCAACTATGGAACACAAGAAAACCGCCATCAGGCACTATGACCGCAAGATTCTTGAGCACCAGACGGTTGGGATATTCGTCGACGCGGAAAACGTCGAGATGTCCGGCCTCAACGTGTATAAGGGGCGCACCGATTACAAGAAGCTGATTCAGTCCATTAGCAGCGGCCGCCGGGTTATCCGGATTATCTATTACAAGCCGGTGCACAAGGAAATCAGCGAGGACTTTAAAAAATTCTGGTACGACCAGGGGGGAGAAATAAAGCGTCCGCTGAAAAACGCCGACTCGTTCCTGACCATTGATGCCGTGACGCTGGCCGACAAGATGGACGTCATCGTGATCGTGGGGGGGGACAAGGACTACATGCCGCTGCTGTGGTATGTGAAATCGCGCGGGTGCAAGACCGAGGTCTGGAGCTATCCCGAAACCACTTCCGCCACGCTGCAGGAGACCGCCGATTTCTTTTATCCGATCGACGAATCGTTCATCATCAAGGACGCGTCGCGCCGCCGCGCCGCCAGGCCGGAAAAAGACAAGCCGGAAATCAAAGAGAAAGAGAAGGAACGGGAAAAGCCCAAGGCGTAGCCATCTCTTTTGCCGCTTCGTGCCGCGGAATCCCGTAACATGATATTGGGGTGGAAACGATGCACACGACGGACGGATCATTGCGCTATCTTTTGCTCGATTACGCCGCCGCCGCGGCTTGCGGCGGGGGTGGGGCGCTGGCGGGGCTTGCCGTGCCGCCCGGGTGGGGGATGTTTTTCGCCATGCTGGCCGGCATGGCTCTCGGCATGGCGGTATTCGCGCTGGTGTTGAATTTCGCCGCGCCGGTGCTGGGCGGCTTCACCCTGATGTTTCCCGGCATGTTCGGCGGGATGTGGGGCGGCATGATTGGCGGCATGGCCCGCGTGATGGGACACAGCCCGTTGCGCGCCGTCGCGTTCGGCCTTTTGCTCGGACTCCTCCTGCAATTCATTTTTCACCGGTACGACCGCCGCTTGCGGGGCGAGGTGCGCCGTGATTAAGCGGCATATCGCCAAGTGGAACCGGGCCGCCGCCGGCCTGGAATCGGTGGGGGAGGGGGTGGAGCGCCGCTACGGCCACCTTAAGCGCGAACTGTTCGGCAAGGCGCGGGGACAAACGCTGCTGGCCGCCGCCGGAACCGGGCTTGATTTCCAGCATCTCCCCGAAGGGCTGCATGTCACCGCCGTTGATTTTTCGCCTGTGATGCTTGCGTACGCAAAGCCGCGCGCGGAGGAATATCGCGGCGCGTTGAGGCTGGCGCGGGGGGATATGCAGCGGCTTCCGTTCCGCGATGCGTCGTTCGACAGCGCCGTTACCGCCTGCACCTTCTGCTCCATCCCCGACCCGTTGCTGGGGTTGCGCGAGCTGCACCGGGTGCTCAAGCCCGGCGGGCGGCTGCTGATGTTCGAGCACGTGCGGGCCGGCAATCCGCTGTTGGGGTTTTTCATGGATGTGATGACCCCCTTCTCCGGCTATTTCGGTCCGGATATGAACCGCCGGACGGGCGAGACCGTCCAACGGGCGGGATTCATCATCGAGCGCGAGTTCAATGTCTACCTCGACGTGGTGAAGATGTTCGAGTGCGTGAAAAAACTCCCCTAAACCCGCCGTTGCCCCGCTGGCTATTTCGCTGTATATTGGGCTTCACTAAATAGTTGCATATTTAGCCGCCGCAACAGGTGGTGTGCCGGGGGAGGGCGCGGGATATGGCTGTACGGGAGAAGCGCAAGCTGGGCGACCTGCTGGTCGAGGCGGGGGCGCTTTCCGCCGCGCAGCTCAAGGCGGCGCTGGAACGGCAGCGGCACACCCGCAAAAAACTGGGCGAAGCGATCATAGACCTGGAGTTGCTCACCGAAGAGGCGATTCTGCAAACGCTCGCGCGCCAGCTCCGCATCGATCTGGTCGATCTCGACGCGTTGGAGCCGGATTTCGATATCCTCAAAAAAATACCGGAGGCGACCGCCCGCAAATACGCGTTGCTGCCGCTTGGCCGCGCGGGCAATCACGTGCATATCGCGATGGCCGACCCGCTCAACATCTTCGCCATAGACGAGATAGCGATAAAGCTGGAGGCGGAAGTGAAGGTCTCCATCGCGCGTGAAGGGCAGATTGCCGCCGCCATCACGCGGCATTACGGCGTCACCAGTTCCATCCGCGAGGCGCTTCGCAGCGTGCAAGGCGCCGAAGAAGTGCGCGAAGAGGCCGCCGTTCCGTATTTGTCGGCGGTTCCGCGGGAGGCCGCGCCGGTGGCGAAATTGCTGGAGACCATCGTCCGGCAGGCGGCGCGGGACCGCGCCAGCGACATCCACATCGAGCCGGACGAGGAGGATGTGAAGATACGCACGCGCATCGACGGCGTGCTTTTCGCCAACGCTCCGGTGCCGAAGGCGCTGCAGGCGGCGCTCATCAGCCGCGCGAAGGTTTTGGGGCGGATGGATATCGCCGAATCGCGCCTGCCGCAGGACGGCCGCTTTCAGATGGAGCACGAGGGGCGCGAGATCGAATGCCGCGTGAGCGCTTTCCCCACCATCCACGGCGAAAACGTGGTGATGCGGATACTGCGGAAGGACGCCGCGCTGACGAAGCTGGAGGATACCGGTCTGCGCGGCGCAACGCTTGAGCGGGCGCTCGGCATGTTCCGCGCGCCGTTCGGCATCATCGTGGTCACCGGCCCCACCGGTAGCGGCAAGACCACCACGCTCTACGCCGCGCTCAACCGCCTCAATACCGTCGAACGCCACATCATAACCATTGAAGACCCGGTGGAGTACCGCGTTCCCGGCGTCCGCCAGGCGCAGGTGAATCCGAAGGCGGGGCTTACCTTCGCCTCTTCCATGCGCTCCATTCTGCGGCAGGATCCCGACGTGATCATGGTCGGCGAAATCCGCGACCGCGAGACCGCCGAGATCGCCATGCAGGCGGCGATGACCGGCCACCTCGTCCTCTCAACCCTGCATGCCAACGACGCTCCCGGCGCGGTGGTGCGCCTCGTAGACATCGGCATCGAGCCGTACATGATCTCTTCCGCGCTGGCGGGGGCCATCGCCCAGCGGCTGGTGCGGCGCGTCTGTTCCGGCTGCGCGGGAGCGGGCTGCATGGAATGCCGCAAGAGCGGCTATGCCGGGCGGATCGGGATATTCGAAGCGCTTGTGCTGGACGAACCGGCCCGCGCGCTGGTGAACGGCCGCGCATCCGCGTCGGCGCTGCGGGAATACGCCGTGCAACATCTCGGCATGGAGACCATGCGGCGGGACGGCGTGGAAAAGACGAAGCGGGGGATTACCACCGCCGCGGAAGTGAACCGTGTCACGGCGGATTGCTGATGCCCCGCTTCGCCTATAAAGCGCGCGGCCACGGCGGCGCGCCGCATAGCGGCGGTATCGACGCCGACAGCAAACCCGCCGCCGCGCGGCTGCTCATTGGGCAGGGGCTTGTTCCGTCCGCCATCGAAGAGATGCGGGATGGGGGATTTGTGGCTTCCGATGCGTTGCGGCGGCGGTTCGATAAAGTGAAGCCGGAGGAACTGGTACTTTTTACCAGCCAGCTTGGCACGCTTTTCCGCGCCGGCATCCCGCTGGTGGATTGCCTTTCCGGCCTCATTGAACAGGCCGATGGCGGCGCGTTCCGGCGGGCGCTGGAAGCTGTGCGCAAATCGGTTACGGATGGCGCCGCGCTGCACGAGGCGTTGGCGCGGCACCCGGCCATTTTTTCGGAAACCTGCGTGAACATGGTGATGGCCGGCGAACTCTCCGGCACACTGGACGAATCGCTCAACCGGCTCACGCAATTGCTGGAGCGGCGGGACGCCGCCGAAAAACGGATCGCGGAAGTGATGCGCTATCCAAAAATCGTCGCGGGCGCGCTGTTCATCGCTGTGACGGTCTTGATGATCTTCGTGGTTCCCCGCTTTACCGAGTTTTTCGAGAAGGGAAAACTGGCGCTGCCCCTCCCCACACGCATTCTTATTGCCGTCAGTCACGGCTTTCAACACTACTGGCTGACGGGGGCGATTCTGGTTGCCGCCGCCGCGCTTGCTTTCAGATGGTATACCGGCACGCAAGAAGGCCGTTACCGCTGGCACGGCTTTGTGTTGCGCGCTCCCGTTTTTGGAGACATTTTCCTGAAGCTGACAATGGGGCAGTTCTGTCAGGCATTGGCGAACCTCATCCGCTCCGGCATTCCCGCGTTGCAGGCCATCGAGGTGGCGGGGCGGACGGCGGGGAACGTCTTTCTGATGAAAATATTTGACGAGGTGGCGGCAAGCGTCCGCGAAGGGGGCGGGCTGGCGGCTCCGCTTGGGCGGCACCGCATCGTGCCCCCGATTGCGGTGCGGATGATAGCGGCGGGGGAAGGCTCCGGCGCACTGGACGAAATGCTGATTAAGGTGGCCGATTATTTCGACCGCGAGGCGGAACGTAAGATACGGTTGCTCTCCTCGCTGATTGAGCCTGTGCTGATTGTGTTGCTCGGCGGCATCGTGTTGTTTGTCGCGCTCTCCATCTTCCTGCCGATGTGGGATATGACCAAGCTCGCCCGCCCCCTCCACTGACCACCGCCGTTTGTTTTTCAGGCATTCCTGTATTCAATTCATCTCTTCGTTATAGGGTAGGATAGGGCGCATGACGGTGAGCAGTGCGGAGCTGACGGGACTCTTGGGGGAGATTCTTGGCGAGGCGCACGGCTGGCACGTGAAAAAAATATACCAGCCGGACGATGCGTTGCTGGTCTTCTCCTTCCATGAATCGAAGCGGCGGCTCTTTATTTGCGCCGCGCCGGGGTTGGGGCGGATATATCTCACCAGCGTCCGCGAAAAGATGGACGAAACCCCCGCGCCGTTCGCCCAGCAACTCCGCAAGCACCTCTCCGGCGAGAGGTTTTTTGGATTCGCCAAAGAAAAAGGGGAGCGGCTTTTCGCGCTTCTCATCGGGCAGAAGCAGGTTTGGGTGCGGCTATTCGGGCAGAGCGGGTTTTTATTGTGCGAAGGGGACGGCACGATTTTGGGGAGCGCCGGGTTTGCCGATGCGCCGCGTCCCGGCGGGGTATTTTCGCCGCCAGCGCCCGCCGGTTTTGACGAGGAACCGGTGCATGTTAAGGGTTCGCTCTGCGCCGCCATCGAAGCGCGCTACGCCGACAAGGGAGAGGCTGCCCGGCTGGAGCAGGAGCGGCACGTCATCATTGCCGCCGCGAACGCCGAACTGAAAAAAATCAGAAATCTCATTGCCGGCCTGGAGCGCGACCGCGTGAAGCTGCAAGGGTTTGCGGCGTACAAAGAATACGGCGGCCTCTGCCGCACCTATTATCACGAACTCAAGCGCGGACTTTCGGAAATCATGCTCACCGATCCGGCAACCGGCGAGGCGGTGACAATCCCGCTGTCGCCGGAGCTTTCGCCGAAGGAGAACGTGGAAGCGCTCTACAGGAAATACAAGAAGTACGTCACCGGCATGGCGAAGCTGGAAAAAACCCTGACCACGGCG is a window from the Nitrospinota bacterium genome containing:
- a CDS encoding BrnA antitoxin family protein encodes the protein MKKLKEIPKFKSEAEERKFWQKHDSTDYLDWSKAKRITFPNLKPSTKAISIRLPESLLVRIKVLANKRDIPYQSLIKNVLSEEFEHRPKTGK
- a CDS encoding class I SAM-dependent methyltransferase; translation: MIKRHIAKWNRAAAGLESVGEGVERRYGHLKRELFGKARGQTLLAAAGTGLDFQHLPEGLHVTAVDFSPVMLAYAKPRAEEYRGALRLARGDMQRLPFRDASFDSAVTACTFCSIPDPLLGLRELHRVLKPGGRLLMFEHVRAGNPLLGFFMDVMTPFSGYFGPDMNRRTGETVQRAGFIIEREFNVYLDVVKMFECVKKLP
- a CDS encoding type II secretion system F family protein, with protein sequence MPRFAYKARGHGGAPHSGGIDADSKPAAARLLIGQGLVPSAIEEMRDGGFVASDALRRRFDKVKPEELVLFTSQLGTLFRAGIPLVDCLSGLIEQADGGAFRRALEAVRKSVTDGAALHEALARHPAIFSETCVNMVMAGELSGTLDESLNRLTQLLERRDAAEKRIAEVMRYPKIVAGALFIAVTVLMIFVVPRFTEFFEKGKLALPLPTRILIAVSHGFQHYWLTGAILVAAAALAFRWYTGTQEGRYRWHGFVLRAPVFGDIFLKLTMGQFCQALANLIRSGIPALQAIEVAGRTAGNVFLMKIFDEVAASVREGGGLAAPLGRHRIVPPIAVRMIAAGEGSGALDEMLIKVADYFDREAERKIRLLSSLIEPVLIVLLGGIVLFVALSIFLPMWDMTKLARPLH
- a CDS encoding NYN domain-containing protein produces the protein MEHKKTAIRHYDRKILEHQTVGIFVDAENVEMSGLNVYKGRTDYKKLIQSISSGRRVIRIIYYKPVHKEISEDFKKFWYDQGGEIKRPLKNADSFLTIDAVTLADKMDVIVIVGGDKDYMPLLWYVKSRGCKTEVWSYPETTSATLQETADFFYPIDESFIIKDASRRRAARPEKDKPEIKEKEKEREKPKA
- a CDS encoding BrnT family toxin; the protein is MDVLEHADGFERDAGNSAKSWGKHKVSQLECEEVFFNDPLAIMEDEKHSSGEKRCGALGKTGMGRKLFVVFTIRNRKIRVISARDMSRKERAVYEEAERNSKI
- a CDS encoding DUF814 domain-containing protein — protein: MTVSSAELTGLLGEILGEAHGWHVKKIYQPDDALLVFSFHESKRRLFICAAPGLGRIYLTSVREKMDETPAPFAQQLRKHLSGERFFGFAKEKGERLFALLIGQKQVWVRLFGQSGFLLCEGDGTILGSAGFADAPRPGGVFSPPAPAGFDEEPVHVKGSLCAAIEARYADKGEAARLEQERHVIIAAANAELKKIRNLIAGLERDRVKLQGFAAYKEYGGLCRTYYHELKRGLSEIMLTDPATGEAVTIPLSPELSPKENVEALYRKYKKYVTGMAKLEKTLTTARGRQAFLEEKIAAARSAKAVEELGVPSAKKPKKEKPAPKDSEGSTFRKFISADGYDMFVGRNDRQNDELVKMGKGNDLWFHIRDFPGSHVLVRMKKGGDIPRGTIEEAARLAVKFSSRAKDGKGTVVYTHVKYLKKPKGAAPGKVLVLREKTLSVSL
- a CDS encoding nucleotidyltransferase domain-containing protein, which produces MSKDEVLRIVRELHGHLDVIYGDRLKGVYLYGSYARGDARDESDIDVAVVLAGEVKSGGEIDRTGDIVSDICLREDCLILTVFISEQELRERPFAVLRNIAAEGIPA
- the tadA gene encoding Flp pilus assembly complex ATPase component TadA translates to MAVREKRKLGDLLVEAGALSAAQLKAALERQRHTRKKLGEAIIDLELLTEEAILQTLARQLRIDLVDLDALEPDFDILKKIPEATARKYALLPLGRAGNHVHIAMADPLNIFAIDEIAIKLEAEVKVSIAREGQIAAAITRHYGVTSSIREALRSVQGAEEVREEAAVPYLSAVPREAAPVAKLLETIVRQAARDRASDIHIEPDEEDVKIRTRIDGVLFANAPVPKALQAALISRAKVLGRMDIAESRLPQDGRFQMEHEGREIECRVSAFPTIHGENVVMRILRKDAALTKLEDTGLRGATLERALGMFRAPFGIIVVTGPTGSGKTTTLYAALNRLNTVERHIITIEDPVEYRVPGVRQAQVNPKAGLTFASSMRSILRQDPDVIMVGEIRDRETAEIAMQAAMTGHLVLSTLHANDAPGAVVRLVDIGIEPYMISSALAGAIAQRLVRRVCSGCAGAGCMECRKSGYAGRIGIFEALVLDEPARALVNGRASASALREYAVQHLGMETMRRDGVEKTKRGITTAAEVNRVTADC
- a CDS encoding zinc ribbon domain-containing protein translates to MPIYEYRHKQKPGGCKDPFEAFAAIKDGALTECPVCGAPVERILSTFTGKANIFADSNLKEKGFTKLVKNGSGGYRKV